The genomic region GTCTGGGAGAGGTGGTTGGTGCGCCAATGGAGCAGGTCCCGCGGCACTGGATGACGGCTGGACGCATGGAGGTAGGTGAGCAAAGGCTACTGGAACTTCGCGTCCACCGTACTGCGAGAAGTGAGGTGATGGCCGGCGCAGAGAAGGACGTTCCGCGGTAAGCCAGGTTCGGCCAATCCCTGAGGTCGGCGGCTGTGGCGACGCAGAGAGGAGCGGCAGAAGAGGGCGAGCACCCGGCGGCAAGCGTAGTCGGTGGAAGCGTGTACCATTCACCCACTGCCTGCGTGTCTCCTGGGGAAGACCAGTTGCCTTCCTGGGGCAAGCCAGGGGGTCCACCCTGCCAGTTGGTGGCACCCACGCCGATGACCGTAGGAAGACTGGCCGGCATCAGGAGTCCGGAGGGAACCTTGGCGCCGTGATTGCCGCTGGAGGCGACGGCGAGGAAGGTGCGGTTCCGTTTGCTGAATGTTCGCTGCCACTCGGCGAGCTTCTTGAGAAGAGGGTTGTCTGCAGGCACCTCAAACGTCCACCGGAAAGCCTGGTCTGAAGAAATCTTACGCTGGCTGGCGATTTCCGTTAGGTAATTCTGAGTCGTGTACCGTTGTTCCGGGGACCTTTGATTACGCTCTTGAATGGCCTGGAGGGCTTCACAGCGAAGAAGGACGAAACTCATGTTCAGGAGCACGACAGGATCTTTGATGTTATCCAGCGTGGCATTGAGTTGTCTCGTCAGTTGAGCACTTTCGCCCTTAAAAGCACTGTAATCCAGAGTGCGGATGGTAACGGTCTGATTTCCCCGCCTCCAGCTCTCAGAGCCAGTCGGCATGTTCTTAAACCCGTCGCTTTCCAACAGGCTGACGATGTGCTGCCGCACGAGCGCGCCATGTCGGACTTCGAGATCAACGATCTGTCCGGTAGAAGCAGGGGCGTTCCGCTTGGACCGTATTGTAATCGGTGAGAAGTTGTCGACGACAACGATGGTTGCATTTGGCATAGTTGACGTAGTAGATATCGGAAGCCCTTTGAAGACATCCTTCAGGATGGGAGGTTTAACGGTGTCTGGAGGAAGATATGTGGCCCGTGGAATCAATCCTCCTGTAGAAAAATCGACGCGCCAGGCCTGTCCGAGTACCTGATAGGAGGAAGCGGCGCAAAAATCAGCCTGAGTGCCGTTGCTGACAGAGTTGGATTGAGCGGTTGCCACAGGAAGAGCAAGGAAAGCGGCCA from Deinococcus seoulensis harbors:
- a CDS encoding S8/S53 family peptidase, whose product is MLSRVLQILAAFLALPVATAQSNSVSNGTQADFCAASSYQVLGQAWRVDFSTGGLIPRATYLPPDTVKPPILKDVFKGLPISTTSTMPNATIVVVDNFSPITIRSKRNAPASTGQIVDLEVRHGALVRQHIVSLLESDGFKNMPTGSESWRRGNQTVTIRTLDYSAFKGESAQLTRQLNATLDNIKDPVVLLNMSFVLLRCEALQAIQERNQRSPEQRYTTQNYLTEIASQRKISSDQAFRWTFEVPADNPLLKKLAEWQRTFSKRNRTFLAVASSGNHGAKVPSGLLMPASLPTVIGVGATNWQGGPPGLPQEGNWSSPGDTQAVGEWYTLPPTTLAAGCSPSSAAPLCVATAADLRDWPNLAYRGTSFSAPAITSLLAVRWTRSSSSLCSPTSMRPAVIQCRGTCSIGAPTTSPRPVISIPFSIPRC